One window from the genome of Paramisgurnus dabryanus chromosome 24, PD_genome_1.1, whole genome shotgun sequence encodes:
- the mfsd6a gene encoding major facilitator superfamily domain-containing protein 6-A: MADDHVAILTDDEEELKRRHLERFDRVSLEIRPEQPAPSSEPDGTPPQREMGCCERLFLRVNPQLLVSKVFYFFFYSAYGSLHPLLALYYRQLGMTPTQSGLLVGIRYFIEFCSAPFWGVVADRFKKGKVVLVFSVLCWLVFNCGIGIVQPANIKCKEENPLMTTTMEPPPLPTTSNESFYLNSSFIPTTQRMRRRRDLIGLFSNLFVVHSSERRFRREANLSYTRAPNGLNGLNSTTQSEAPSTVPPKATTFMSTTEPTSTNTTFPSTTSTTTVPTMPNYDTEYNVDQVQGIFLLILLVIIVGEFFSAPALTIVDTVTLQYLGLHRDRYGLQRMWGSLGWGVAMLCVGIWIDHTSTELYIEDGNGCYMRNYKNYTIAFIVFGVLMGIALIVSTQFTFDGQTQAKSDKKEVVDHQQQDAQPGGSSSGRTENAETPTNVQVEEFHFWDLMKLLCGVRYSTVLFVAWFMGFGYGFVFTFLYWHLEDLTGTTTLFGVCSVLSHISELAAYFTSHKFIELVGHIRVLYIGLACNTARYLYISYLKNAWSVLPMEILQGLTHASVWAACISYLSAAVSPSQRTSAQGILQGLHLGLGRGCGAMVGGVFVNYFGVAETFRGIGMTSLVILIIFSFIMCITGQDEKKEDKMLAENIPIASSPVPIATIDLVQNTADLATPSRPEPKLPVWKLRHQEEQEDLNKPAWVPSGSPWVTIAFAFYQIREMVVMARTYPPVEVQPLQDTDEVHSDSREEDQLPPVSDRTTQQDDRPSGPQSQEDPGPPGATEH; the protein is encoded by the exons ATGGCCGACGACCACGTGGCCATCTTAACAGACGATGAAGAGGAGTTGAAGAGGAGGCACCTTGAGCGCTTCGATCGTGTGTCACTTGAGATTCGGCCAGAACAGCCCGCCCCTTCTTCTGAGCCCGACGGTACGCCCCCTCAACGTGAGATGGGCTGCTGCGAACGCTTGTTTCTCCGGGTCAACCCCCAACTTCTCGTCTCGaaagtcttttatttttttttctactCTGCCTACGGTTCCCTTCACCCACTTCTCGCTCTTTACTATAGGCAGCTGGGAATGACCCCAACCCAAAGTGGTCTCTTAGTGGGAATTCGATATTTCATCGAGTTCTGTAGCGCCCCCTTTTGGGGAGTCGTGGCAGATCGTTTCAAGAAAGGCAAAGTAGTGTTAGTTTTCTCTGTGCTTTGTTGGCTCGTTTTTAACTGTGGGATCGGCATTGTGCAGCCAGCAAACATCAAATGTAAAGAGGAGAACCCTCTGATGACCACAACTATGGAACCACCTCCCCTCCCGACCACATCCAACGAGTCATTCTACCTCAACTCCAGTTTCATCCCGACAACTCAGCGGATGAGACGACGACGGGACCTGATCGGACTGTTTTCAAATCTGTTTGTCGTCCATAGCTCTGAACGTAGGTTCAGACGGGAGGCCAACTTGAGTTACACCAGGGCACCCAATGGACTGAATGGACTGAATAGCACGACACAGTCTGAGGCCCCCTCGACTGTACCACCCAAAGCAACTACATTTATGTCAACGACAGAACCTACCAGCACAAATACGACATTCCCAAGCACCACAAGCACAACAACTGTGCCTACGATGCCAAATTACGACACGGAGTATAACGTGGACCAAGTTCAAGGGATTTTCCTGCTGATCCTGCTGGTCATTATCGTTGGCGAGTTTTTCAGTGCTCCAGCCCTTACAATCGTAGATACG GTGACTCTGCAATACCTTGGTTTGCACCGTGACCGCTACGGTCTCCAGCGAATGTGGGGATCGCTCGGCTGGGGTGTCGCCATGCTCTGCGTCGGCATCTGGATCGACCATACCAGTACAGAGCTTTATATCGAGGATGGAAACGGTTGCTACATGCGCAATTACAAAAACTACACTATCGCCTTTATTGTGTTTGGCGTACTAATGGGGATCGCACTGATTGTCTCCACTCAATTTACGTTTGACGGTCAAACTCAAGCAAAGAGTGATAAAAAAGAGGTGGTAGACCACCAGCAACAAGATGCCCAACCTGGAGGTTCTTCCTCCGGTAGAACAGAGAACGCAGAGACCCCAACAAATGTCCAAGTCGAAGAGTTCCACTTCTGGGACTTGATGAAGCTGTTGTGTGGGGTACGGTACAGTACCGTGTTGTTCGTAGCTTGGTTCATGGGCTTCGGATATGGGTTTGTTTTTACCTTCCTTTACTGGCATTTGGAGGACCTGACCGGGACGACGACGCTGTTTGGCGTCTGCTCCGTTTTGAGTCACATATCGGAGCTCGCCGCATATTTCACCAGCCACAAATTCATCGAGCTGGTGGGGCACATCAG GGTTCTGTACATTGGCCTGGCTTGTAATACAGCGCGTTACCTCTACATCTCATACCTGAAGAATGCTTGGAGCGTGCTGCCCATGGAAATCTTACAAG GTTTGACGCATGCTTCTGTATGGGCGGCGTGCATCTCGTACTTGAGCGCAGCCGTATCTCCGTCTCAACGGACGTCTGCTCAGGGCATCCTGCAGGGGCTTCACCTCGGGCTGGGAAGAGGCTGTGGAGCTATGGTCGGAGGGGTTTTCGTCAACTACTTCG GTGTTGCAGAGACGTTCAGAGGAATTGGAATGACTTCTCTTGTTATATTAATCATCTTTTCATTCATTATGTGCATCACTGGTCAAGATGAGAAGAAGG AGGACAAGATGCTAGCGGAGAACATTCCTATTGCATCCAGCCCCGTTCCCATAGCGACCATCGACCTGGTCCAGAACACGGCAGACTTGGCAACGCCCAGTCGACCCGAGCCCAAACTTCCTGTTTGGAAACTGCGACACCAGGAGGAGCAGGAGGACCTGAACAAGCCCGCCTGGGTCCCCTCCGGGTCACCGTGGGTTACCATCGCCTTCGCCTTTTATCAGATCAGAGAGATGGTCGTCATGGCGAGGACATACCCACCTGTTGAGGTCCAGCCCCTTCAG GACACAGATGAGGTCCATTCAGACTCTCGGGAAGAGGACCAATTACCTCCAGTCTCTGACAGGACCACCCAACAGGACGACCGTCCCAGTGGCCCCCAGTCTCAGGAGGACCCCGGGCCTCCAGGAGCCACTGAACATTGA
- the LOC135721489 gene encoding uncharacterized protein, whose amino-acid sequence MHLLLVLLFVLEVQSRSTSHNFTTDCLYHVELKAANCTSSNFTHLPVSVPPYTEQLDLSFNHISAIRPRAFQTTRRLRVLLLNGNTISALADGAFFFLEDLLRLDLSRNRISSLSGGFSLGLGSLRELSLAENKLSVMESDCFVHLDSLQKLNLSHNAIKTIKMRAFGSTSTLRQIQLDWNNITVLNNGIFSMLRNLEVLNLRHNQIHALDVGVLSPLTSLALLDLTSNNLSSIQFKTFLSLNTYSTHIMLQGNPWKCDCDLQRVFRKLCNVKRLFLDDYDSLNCSNLDEIHGYSMGFDTELCVAEMVTVLVITITVFITVVAAIVMAEKKRKKKIKEKHWTEVREASKADRSYY is encoded by the coding sequence ATGCATCTGCTGTTGGTTCTTCTCTTTGTTCTTGAAGTCCAGTCGAGATCCACCAGCCACAACTTTACAACCGACTGCCTCTATCATGTGGAGCTCAAAGCCGCCAACTGCACCAGCAGCAATTTCACGCACCTGCCCGTCTCCGTTCCACCCTATACCGAACAACTTGACTTGTCCTTCAACCACATAAGTGCCATACGACCCCGAGCTTTCCAGACCACACGAAGACTTCGCGTCCTTCTTCTGAACGGCAACACCATTAGCGCACTGGCCGATGGGGCCTTCTTCTTCCTAGAAGATCTGCTGAGACTGGACCTGAGCAGAAACCGAATCTCATCGCTGAGCGGAGGTTTCTCGTTGGGACTTGGGTCCCTTCGTGAGCTGTCGCTGGCTGAAAACAAGTTAAGCGTCATGGAAAGTGATTGCTTCGTCCACTTGGACTCATTACAAAAACTCAACCTGAGCCATAACGCCATCAAAACCATCAAGATGAGAGCGTTCGGCTCCACGAGTACCCTACGCCAGATACAACTGGACTGGAACAACATCACGGTTCTCAACAACGGGATCTTCTCCATGCTTCGCAACCTCGAAGTTTTAAATTTACGACACAACCAGATCCACGCGCTGGATGTTGGGGTTCTTTCGCCCTTGACCAGTCTTGCCTTACTGGATCTCACCAGCAATAACCTATCGTCCATTCAGTTCAAGACCTTCTTGAGTCTCAATACGTACAGCACCCACATCATGCTTCAAGGAAACCCGTGGAAGTGCGACTGTGATCTTCAGAGAGTGTTTCGAAAGCTTTGTAACGTCAAGAGGTTGTTCCTAGATGACTACGACAGCCTCAATTGCTCCAATTTGGATGAGATACACGGTTACTCAATGGGTTTCGATACTGAGCTGTGTGTCGCTGAAATGGTAACCGTCCTTGTCATCACCATCACCGTGTTTATCACGGTTGTGGCCGCCATCGTGATGGCAGAGAAAAAGAGGAAGAAAAAGATCAAAGAAAAACATTGGACGGAGGTTAGAGAGGCATCCAAGGCTGATCGATCCTATTACTAA